ACTTGTGGAGCGGCTGTGTCTGTTGGCGTATCTTGCGGATGATATCGATGAGCAAGAGCTGAACGATGCGGACGATGACGCAATAGACACATGCGTTCTTCCCTATTTCGATATGGGGGAGACGCAGGCGAAGATACGCAGTGTCCTGTCGGATTTGCCGTTTGATCCGGTCGGATATGCCGCCCTGTGGAGAAACGTATTCCTGCGCCTGCAGGAGACGGAAGATGCGCTGGAAATCATACGGCCGATACTGGATAGGGTAAATCAGGTGTATCGTCCGGATTTGGATGCGAAAGATGTTGATTTGGAACAGCTCGCTGTTCGCATACTCGAGGTTCGCGCTGTCTATGAAGAGGAAATGAACCGTCGGTATGGGGAGCTCATGAAGTGCTATCAGCTGCATGAGTTCCAGCACTTGGGGTTTCCGTATCAATTTGACGGAACGAAGCTGGAGAATGTGTTTTTGCACATCCTGCTGATTGCCTTCTTTGAGGTTTGCTTCTACGGATTGACGGCTTACTGTGGTCATGTGCCGGAGAGGCATGAGGTCATTGAATTCATAGCCTTGATCAGTCGGGCAGTAGATCACAGCATACCGTTTCGGAAAGCGATGGAAGAAATTGTAAAACACGAGGGGAAGCGCCCTGAGGTTTTTTTGAGAAAACTGCTGGTGCATTAAGAAAACAGAGGAGGGGAACGGATGAAAGAGGCAAAGATCTTCGGGTTGTCAATTGCTGCCGTTACAATGCAGGAAGCTGTAGCGGCGGCAAAGCGCATGATAGAAAATGGCCGTCCGAGTCTCATTGTCACGGCGAATGCAGAGATGCTGATGCGCGCGACGCACGATGAAGAGCTCTACCGTGTGCTCGAGGGCGCGGATATCGTCGTTCCCGACGGCGCCGGCACCGTGTGGGCGGCGCATACATTGGGATATGAGATGCCGGAGCGCGTTGCGGGATTTGATCTTGTGCAGGAACTGATGCGTCTGGCACCTGCACAAGGCTGGCGGATCTATCTCTTCGGCTCGGCTCCGGGCGTCGCGGAGGCGGCGAAGGCAGAGGCGGAACGCCTCTATCCGGGCATCGCGATTTGCGGTGTCCGAAACGGATTCTTTACCGAAGAGGACGAGCCGGAAATCGTCGCGGAGATCAAGGAGGCAAAGCCGCATATCTTTCTCGCTGCGCTCGGTGTCCCGAAGCAGGAAAAGTGGCTGGATGCGCACATGGAGGAAATCGGAGCTCCGCTCTCCATCGGTGTGGGCGGAACGCTGGACGTCATGGCGGGTGTTATGAAGCGTGCACCGCTGTGGATGCAGAAGGCAAAGCTGGAGTGGCTGTTTCGCGGGCTGATGCAGCCCAAACGCGCGGGACGACTGCTTGCGCTGCCGAAGTTCGTCATGAAAGTCTATGCCGAAAAGGCTGGGACGAAATAGATATGGACAAAGGCCGCAGGACGGTCTATAATATCTTGGTTGATTACGTTAAAACAGGATTAAGGACTACTATGTGAATAAACGATACGAAACGGAGGTGACGCAATGCAGCGGATTATTGTATCGGAAGGCTATGTTTTTATCGGAGGCGCACTCATTCTGGCTGTGCTTTTAGGGCTTGGCGTACATTCCTATCTTGCTGTCCCGTTTGTGGTGCTGGCCTTTTACTTTGCGTATTTTTTTCGTAATCCGAATCGTCAGATCATCCCCGATCCGGACGCCATCTACTCTCCGGCGGATGGAACGGTGACGGAGATTTCTCCTGTGGATGACGATGAATTTGTCCGTGAAAAGGCGAACAAAGTCGTCATCTTCATGTCGGTTTTTAATGTCCATGTCAATCGCAGTCCGATGGATGGAGAGATCAAGCTGCAGAAGTATTTCTGCGGACGCTTCCGTCCTGCGTACAAGGATACGGTCGGTATGGAGAATGAGCACCATGTGCTCGGCATCGAAAATGACCGTATTCGTATCACGGTCAAGCAGATTGCGGGTATTCTTGCCCGTCGTATTGTTTCGTGGGTCTCGCTGAGCGACTCGCTGAAGCAAGGCGAAATCTACGGCATGATTCGATTCGGTTCGTGCCTTGAGGTTGTTGTGCCGATGGATGTGGAAATTCTTGTACAAAAGGGCGAGAAGGTACAGGGTGGTAAGACCATATTAGGGAGGATGACCAATCGATGAGAAGCTTGATTCCCAATACGCTGACATCGCTGAATCTTGTTTTCGGGATGTGCTCGATGATGGCAACGTATCAAGGGGACTATGTCTTCGGTGCAGTTTTTATCTTGTTGGCGCTCGTAGCGGACGGCCTTGACGGGCGAGCAGCTCGCGCGTTCGGTGTTTCGGGAGAGCTCGGCAAGGAACTGGATTCTCTTTGTGATCTCGGATCTTTCGGCATCGCGCCGGCATTTCTTGCGTACAGCTATTGTCTGGCGTTCTATGGCCGGCTCGGACAGGCAGTCGCGATCATCTTTGCTCTCTGCGGCATGTGGCGATTGGCCCGCTTTAATGTCAATGCGGATGTCGTTCACGGCTACTTTATGGGACTGGCGATTCCGGCAGGAGGCTGCGTCGTGGCGACTTCGATTTGGCTTTTCTCTTTGACGGGGACAGACGCGACTATACTGTTGCCCTGCTTTCCTGCCGCAATGGTCGTTGTCTCCTATCTCATGGTCAGCGGCATTCACTATCCCAACTTCAAGGGGGATGGGGGAGAGAAGATCTATTTCGCTTCGAAGGTCTTTGCACTTCTTGTCTTTGCCGGGATTCTGTATCTTGGCAGAGAGGCGATTGTGCCCGCAATATTCTTAGGTGTCTTCGGGACATATATGCTTTTTGGTGTGTTTAACTATGCACTGCATCTTGTTAGCGGAAAGTAATCAAACGAAGGAGAAGGACGAATGAATTTTTACCCTTTTGATATCGTGATGCTGCCGCTGCAGGTGATTATTCTCCTATTTACCATTTACTATTTCTGCATCGGATTCTGCGGCATGTGGCGCCGCAGAGAAAGTAAGATTTTGACCCCGAAGAGCACGTTTGCCGTTATCGTGGCGGCGCATAACGAGCAGGCGGTCATCGGTCAGCTGTTGGAAAATCTGAAGGCTCTTGACTATCCGAAAGAGCTCTATGACGTGTACGTCATTGCCGATAATTGCAATCCCGATGACAAGACGGCGGAGATTGCCGCGGCCGCGGGTGCCCTGGTACAGGTGCGCACGCATCCGACGAAGAAAAGCAAAGGCTACGCGATGGAATGGATGTTTGAGCGTCTTTTCAAGATGGAAAAGAAGTACGACGCGATTGTCGTCTTTGATGCCGATAACCTTGTGCATCCCCGATTCCTCCTTGAGATGAACAATCGCCTCTTAAAGGGAGATCAGATTATCCAGGGCTATCTCGACGCTAAAAATCCGTATGACACATGGGTGGCGGGTACGTTTGCCATCGCGTTTTGGGTTATCGATCACATTTCGCATCTTGCAAAGACGAACATCGGTCTGTCCGCCGTCCTCGGCGGTACGGGGATGTGCATACGCACCGAGGTGTTAGAGCGTCATGGCTGGCGCGCGACGTGCCTTACAGAGGACATGGAGTTCACGATGAAGTCTCTCGCGGAAGGCATCAAAACGACATGGGCGCACGACGCCATCGTCTACGATGAAAAGCCGCTGACGTTTATGCAGTCGTGGCGGCAGCGCAAGCGATGGGCGCAGGGGCAGTTTGATGTGGCGCATCGGTTCATTCCGAAGATGATCAAGGAAGGCTTCAGGCGCCGCGATATCCGCATCTGGGACGGCTGCCTCTATCTGCTGCAGCCGCATTTCCTGATGATATCGACGATCTTCATTATCATCAGCTATGTCCAGCTCGCGTTTCCTCCGTTTTACACGAATGTATATACGCTTGTGCCGTCGCAGCTGATGACGATCATCATGCTGGGACAGTACATCCTGCCGATGATCATCCTGTTGAAGATACAGGTCAAGTGGAAAGCTTGGTTCTACATGCTGCTCTATCCGGTATTCATCTACTCGTGGATTCCGATCATCTTCCTCGGGTTTATTCACCGCAATGAGCACGAATGGGCGCATACGCAGCACACGCGCTCCATGAGCATGAATGACATCATGGGGAATGTCAAGAATACAAAGGATTTGCAATAAATATACAACGCACTGAAAGAGACCTGCTGCTTCTGAGGCGGAGGCGAGACAGGAAACAGGGCGGCGAGGATAGAGAGATATGCATTAATAAAGGGGCTGTTGTGCGAAGTACAGGTATCGTGCTGCAGCCCTGTTTTCATTGGAGGCAAGAGGAGTATACGATATGTATGAAATAAAAGTAAACGCGGAGTTCGAGGCGGCGCATCGCGTGGCGGGCTACCCGGGGAAGTGCGACCGTCTGCACGGACACAGCTGGAAGGTGGAAGCGATCGTACGGGGAAAAGAGCTCGATGCGCTTGGCATGCTCGTTGATTTCAAGGTCGTCAAAGGGGCGCTGAATGAAATTTTAGATACGATGGACCATCAGTATCTCAACGAGCTGGAGGCGTTCCAATCCGTCAATCCGACAGCGGAGCATCTGGCGGCGTATATTTACGGAAAGCTGAAGGCGAGCTCGCGGGATTGGGCGGACGGTAAGCTCCACGCCATCCGTGTCTGGGAATCGCCCCGCGCTTCCGTGACGTATAGTGAAGAGTCATGAAGGAAAATATCATCGAAGTGTTTTCCTCGATTCAAGGGGAGGGCAAATATGTCGGCTGCCGGCAGATCTTCCTGCGGCTAACGGGCTGCAATCTTTCCTGTCCTTACTGCGATACGGATTTTGCCGCTGCGTCACACCCGACGTGTCAAGTGGAAACAATACCGGGAAGTCACCTGTTTAAGGAGCTGACGAATCCCGTCTCGCTGGATGTCCTCGTGCAGGAGCTGCGGTCGCTTCTGACGGTGCCGCACCATTCGATAAGCCTGACGGGAGGAGAGCCGCTGCTGCATACGGCGTTCATCCGGGCGCTGGCGGAGGCAATGAAGGTGCCGATCTTCCTCGAGACGAACGGGACGCTCGCTGAGCGGCTCCGAGAAGTTCTCCCATATATTGCGCACATCAGCATGGATATCAAGCTTCCGAGCCTTGTGGGGGAGGATACACTTCCCCTGCACGAAGCGTTTCTGCAGGCGGCGAGAGAAAAGGACTGCTATGTCAAGCTTGTCGTCGCCGACAGCACGGAGGACGGGGAGATCGAGGATATTTGCCGACTTGTGCAGAGGGTGTCTCCCCGGTCGCTCGTCATCCTGCAGCCCGTGACTCCCTATGGCGGCATAGAGGCGGCATCGCCGCGGCGAATGCTTGGATTGCAGGCATTGGCACTGCGATATCTCTCGGATGTGCGCATCATCCCACAGACACATCGGATGATGAATCAGTTATAACCTGTTTTCCTTACCGGCCGGGGTATCCTTGCAGAGACGGATGAGTCAATGATTACCATAAACAGCCGGTGTAAAAGCGTATACGAGAAAGTCGGAAGGTGAATATTATGCGAAACTATCATGTTGCGGTACTGGCCGGTGACGGCATAGGTCCGGAGGTTCTGGCGGAGGGCAAAAAGGTATTGGAAGCCGTGAGCCGACTGGACGGCTGTTTTCAGGTTGCTTTTACCGACTTCCCGTGGGGATGTGAATACTATCTGAAGACAGGGGAAATGATGCCGGAGGACGGTCTGGATGTGCTTCGGGATTTTGATGCCGTCTACCTGGGGGCAGTCGGCTATCCGGGCGTGCCGGATCACATCTCCCTCGGCGGACTGCTGCTGCAGATTCGCCGAGGCTTTGACGAGTATATCAACCTGCGTCCCGTCAAGCTTCTTCGGGGAGCGCCCTGCCCGCTGCAGGGCGTGAATCGTGAAGATATCGACATGATCGTCGTGCGTGAAAACAGCGAGGGCGAGTATGCCAATGTAGGTGCCCGCCTCTATCCGGGCACGCCGCAGGAGATCGCGCTGCAGACAGGCGTGTTCTCAAGGAAGGGAACGGAACGGGTCATCCGCTATGCCTATGAGCTCGCGAAAAAAGAGGGCAAGACGCTTACGAGCATCAGCAAGGGCAATGCGCTCGGCTACTCGATGGTCTTTTGGGATGAAATCTTCGCGGAAGTCGGCAGGGAATATCCCGAGGTGGAGACGCACTCCCTCCTTGTGGATGCGGCAAGCATGTTCTTTGTCAAGGATCCCAAGCGGTTCCAGGTCGTCGTCACGAGTAATCTCTTCGGGGATATCCTGACCGATCTCGGCGCGGCAATCGCCGGAGGCATGGGGCTCGCTGCGGGAGCAAACCTCAATCCGGAGAAGAAGTTCCCATCGATGTTTGAACCGATTCATGGCTCGGCGCCCGACATTGCAGGGAAGGGGCTTGCCAATCCGCTCGCTGCCATCTGGTCGGTCAGCCAAATGCTGGATTTTTGGGGTGAAGAGGCATGGGGCCGCAAGGTCCTGCAGGCAATTGAAGCTCTTCTTGCCAAGAAGAGCGCACTGACGCCGGACTTAGGCGGCAGTGCGAAGACGCATGAAGTCGGAGCGGCTTTGATCAGGGAATTGGAAGCATTATAAGCTGGGAGAATACATGTCACAGGAATTACAACAGGAAATCAAAAAGAGAAGGACGTTTGCCATTATCTCTCATCCGGACGCCGGTAAGACGACGCTGACAGAGAAGCTCCTGCTTTACGGAGGAGCCATTCACCTCGCCGGTTCGGTCAAGTCGCGCAAAACGCAGCGACATGCCGTCTCCGACTGGATGGAGATCGAGAAGCAGCGCGGTATTTCGGTCACGTCTTCGGTCCTGCAGTTCAATTACGACGATTTCTGCATCAACATCCTCGATACGCCCGGGCATCAGGACTTCTCGGAGGATACGTATCGCACGCTGATGGCAGTCGACAGCGCCGTTATGATTATCGATGTCGCAAAGGGCGTCGAGGCGCAGACGAAGAAGCTCTTCCGCGTCTGCCGGGAGCGCGGGATTCCCATCTTCACATTTGTCAATAAGCTTGACCGCTTTGGCAAGGCGCCGCTCGATTTGATGGATGAGCTGGAGAATGTTCTCGGTATTCGCTCGTATCCGATGAACTGGCCGGTGGGCGTCGATGGAAACTACAGGGGGGTCTACAATCGTCAGACGAAGGAGGTGGAGCTCTTCGCGGATGATATCAATCACGGGCAGACGGAGCGCGAATCCATCATCGGAGCGTATGACGATGAGGGCTTTATGTCGCAGCTTGACGATGCTGTCCGCGCAGCGCTTGCCGATGATATTGAGCTGCTTGAAATGGCGGGGGAAGCGTTTGATCTCGAAAAGGTAGCGCATGGCGAGCTGACACCCGTGTTCTTCGGTTCGGCGATGACGAATTTCGGCGTCAAGGGCTTCCTGGAAGAGTATTTGCGTCTGGCGCCTCCGCCGCAGCCGCGCATGTCGAGTGACGGTCTCATTTCACCGGACGATGAGAAGTTCTCCGCGTTTGTGTTTAAAATACAGGCGAATATGAACCCCGCGCACCGTGACCGCCTTGCCTTTATACGCATCTGCTCGGGCAGGTTCGAGCGCAACATGAGCGTCTATCACGACCGCAGCGGGAAGCCCATCAAGCTTGCGCAGCCGCAGCAGTTCCTGGCGCAGGACAGGCAGATCATCGAAGAGGCGTATCCGGGAGATATTGTCGGCCTGTTTGATCCCGGAATCTTCGGTATCGGAGATACGATCTGCGACAGTGCGCGCAGGTTCAGCTATGAGGATTTTCCCGTGTTTCCGCCGGAAAAGTTCGCTCGCGTCTCGGCAAAGGATACGATGAAGCGAAAGCAGTTCGTCAAGGGCGTCATGCAGCTGACGCAGGAGGGAGCGATACAGCTCTTCGTGCAGGCGGGCGCGGGGTCGGACTCCTACATTGTCGGCACCATCGGCACACTTCAGTTTGAGGTCCTCGAGTATCGTCTGAAGAACGAGTACGGCGTCGATATCGTGATGCAGATGCAGCCGTTTGAGGTGGCGCGCTGGCTCGCGCGAGAGGATGGTGCCGAGATCCTGCCAAGTTCTTTGAAGGGCGCTGACAGAGGCATGTTTGTCTACGATCGAAGAGAAAATCCCGTGCTTCTTGTCAATAATGAGTGGGCGCTTGGATGGATTCAGGATAATAATCCGGATATTGAGCTCTACAATGTGCCTGTTGACAGAAAGGCTATCGATTGACAGACGTTCTTCTTTTTTGATAAAATAAAAGAAGTAAAACAAAAGGGAGGATTCCTAGATGAAGGTTGCCATTTTCATGGGAAGCGACTCGGACTGGCCACTGATGAAGCCCGCGGCTGAGACGCTCAAGGAGTATGGCGTGGAGGTCGATGTGCTGGTTGCGTCGGCTCACAGAACGCCGGAGAAGGTACACAGCTATGCCAAATCGGCACGTGAAAACGGTGTAGGCGTCATCATTGCAGCCGCCGGCGCCGCAGCACATCTGGCAGGGGTTATTGCCAGCTGTACGACGCTGCCGATCGTCGGCGTGCCCATTAACGCCACGCCCCTGAATGGCATGGACGCGCTCCTCTCTACAGTGCAGATGCCGTCGGGGATACCTGTCGGCACGATGGCGGTCAACGGTGCGAAAAACGCCGCCATTTTTGCCGTCCAGATTTTGGCGGTGCAGGATAAGGCCTTACAGGACAAGTTGACTGCCGCGCGCAGGAAGATGGTGGAGGACGTTGAGAAAAAGGCGGCTCGTGTCGCCGCACAGTTATAAAAGGAGATATTCAGCATGTCAAAAAAACTTCTGTACGAGGGTAAGGCAAAGATTATCTATGAGACGGAAAATCCGGATGAACTGCTTGTCTACTATAAGGATGATGCAACGGCCGGCAATGGCGCCAAGAAGGGCACAATCGTCGACAAGGGTATCATGAACAACAAGATTACGACGTTCTTCTTTGACCTGCTCGCGAAGAAAGGAATTGAGCATCACTACCTCAAGGTTCTTTCCGACCGCGAGGTGCTTGTCAGGAAGCTGGAGATCATTCCGCTCGAGGTTGTCGTCCGCAACATTGCCGCGGGTTCTCTCGCAGCGCGTCTCGGCCTCAAAGAGGGTACGCCGATGAAGTGCCCGATTGTCGAACTCTACTACAAGAACGATGATCTCAACGATCCCATGATCAACCATTATCACATCAAGGCGATGGAGATGGCGTCCGAGGCGGAGATCAAGACGGTGGAGGAAGCGGCGCTCCGCGTCAATGAGATCCTCGTCGACTACCTCAAGACAAAGGACATCACGCTTGTGGACTTCAAGCTTGAATACGGCCGTGACGGCAATGGCAAGATCATCCTTGCTGACGAGATTTCGCCGGATAACTGCCGCTTCTGGGACAGCAACACGAACGAAAAGCTGGATAAAGACCGCTTCCGTCGTGATATGGGCAACGTCGAGGATGCCTATAAGGAAATTCTCAAGCGCCTTACCGGCGAAGTGAGATAAATGCATCCATCCGCCTGAGCAGACGGAGGGTCAAACGGCATGACGGCAAGGAGTTGTTACATTCTATACCATGTGACAACTCCTTTTTTTTTAGCAGGAGGCAGATATGGAAGAGAAACTCACGTATGCCACGGCAGGTGTCGACATCGATGCGGGCAATGAGTCCGTACGGCTTATCAAGGACAGTGTCAAGGCGACGTATCGCCCCGAGGTCTTGGGTGATCTGGGCGGCTTTGGCGGTCTTTTTGCCCTCTCCGGCAAGTATAAGAATCCCGTGCTCGTTTCGGGAACGGACGGTGTGGGGACGAAGCTGCGGCTTGCGTTCATGCTCGACAAGCACGACACCATCGGACAGGATGCAGTCGCCATGTGCGTCAACGATATTCTTGTGCAGGGAGCCGAGCCGCTCTTTTTCCTCGACTATCTCGCTGTCGGTAAGCTTTTCCCGGAGCAAGTCGCCGAGGTTGTCAAGGGCGTTGCCGCCGCGTGTAAGGAATCGGGCTGTGCGCTCATCGGTGGAGAGACCGCGGAAATGGCAGGCTTCTATCCGGAGGGCGAATACGATATCGCCGGCTTTGCCGTCGGTGCCGTTGAGAGGGAAAAGATCATCACGAGTGAACGTGTCCAAGCGGGGGACGTTCTTCTGGGGCTCCCTTCGTCGGGCGTGCATTCGAACGGCTACTCGCTTGTCCGCAAGATTGTCTTTGAGAAAAAGGGCATGAAGGGGGATGAAGTCATCCCCGAGCTCGGCAAAACCGTTGGCGAGGAATTACTGACGCCGACACGCCTCTATCCGCGTGTTTGCCTGCCGCTCATCGAAAAATTCGAGCTGCACGGCATGGTGCATATCACCGGCGGCGGATACTATGAAAACATCCCTCGCGCGCTGCCGGATCATATGGGAGCGGAGATTGACGCGTCGGCATGGACGCCGCAGCCGATATTCAAGCTTTTAAAGGAATGGGGCAACGTCGATTGGCATGAGATGTATCGCACGTTCAATATGGGAATCGGCATGATTTTGATCGTCTCCGCAAAAGAAGCGGAAAAGATCAAAGCCCATCTCAAAGAGGCGGGCGAGACAGTCTATGAGATTGGCCGCGTCACTGAGGGAGCGCATGAGGTCATAGTCAAAGGCGGCGTTTTCGATGGCGAATAAGAGGGAGAAGATCGGTATTCTTTGCTCCGGCCGCGGCTCGAATATGGAGTCGATTCAAAAGGCTGTTGCAAGCGGACAGATCAAGGCGGATATTGCCGTTGTCATCGCGGACAAACCTGAGGCAAAGGCGCTCGAAAAGGCAGCCGCGGTCGGTATCCCGTCGGTTGCCGTAGATCGAAAAGCATATGCGGAACGCGAGGACTTTGAGCGTGCGCTCATCAAAGCGCTGGATGAGGAAGGCGTGACGCTTGTTGTCTTAGCCGGATTTATGCGTCTCTTGTCACCGCTTTTTGTCGGACACTACAGGGGGCGTATCCTCAATATCCACCCCTCGCTTCTCCCGTCGTTCGGCGGGGCGCATGCGCATCGTGACGTACTCGATTACGGCGTCAAGGTATCGGGCTGCACGATTCACTTCGTCGACGAGGGGATGGACTCGGGAGCCATTATCCTGCAGGCAAGCGTGCCTGTCCTGGATGGCGATACGGAGGATACGCTTGCAGCGCGCGTGCTGGAGCAGGAGCATATCCTATATCCGCGCGCGATCGAGCTCTATGTCGATGGCAGACTTGAGGTCGAGGGCCGTCAGGTAAAGATAAAGTAAGATGGAGGCGGAGTGCTTTCCGCTCGCTTATAAAGACGTCAGCCATCCGCTTATAGCGAGGACTTTCTCTCAGGATAAGCTATGGAAATGGAAGGAAGAGACATATGAAAATAAAAAGAGCATTGATCAGCGTATCCGATAAAGCAGGTGTCGTGGAGTTTGCAAAGCGCCTGCACGCGGCAGGGGTGGAGATCATCTCGACGGGCGGCACGATGAAGGCGCTGAAGGAGGCAGGGATTCCTGTCATCTACGTCTCGGATGTCACAGGGTTCCCGGAGATCATGGACGGGCGCGTCAAGACACTCAATCCGTTCATTCATGGAGGCATCCTCGCGGTTCGAGAAAACCCCGCGCACGTCAAGGCGATGGAGGAGTTCAAGATCACGCCGATTGATCTTGTTGCCGTCAATCTCTATCCGTTTGAGGCGACGATTGCGAAGCCGGATGTTACGCTTTCCGATGCGATTGAGAACATCGATATCGGCGGCCCCGCGATGATCCGGGCAGCCGCGAAGAATTTCCGCTATGTCACGGTCATCACCGATCCTTCCGGGTACGAAGGCGTCGCGGCAATGATCGAGAAGGACGGCTGTGTCAGCGGAATGAAGCGCATGGAGCTCGCGCAGAAGGCGTTTGAACACACATCTGTCTACGACAAGCACATCGAGGAGTATCTCAAGGGACAGATTGAAAAGTGAGTCCGCTTTCTCTTTTCCTGGAGACGGTGCATGCCTGTGCCATGCAGACTGAGGCAGGAGCTTTGCACAGCGTGACAGGGGTATAAGGAGTTGGATATGAATATATTAATCATCGGCGGAGGCGGACGCGAGCACGCGCTCCTGTGGAAGATCGCGCAGAGTCCGCTCGCGGACAAGTGCTATGCGATTCCGGGAAATCCGGGGATGGAAGCGCTGGCTGTCTGTGATGCCTCCATTTCCATCGAGGATAATGAGGCGCTCGTCGCCTATGCAAAAGAAAAGGGGATAGGGCTTGTTGTCGTCGGGCCCGAAGTGCCGCTGACCAATGGCGTGGCCGATGCCTTTGAGGCAGCCGGGATTCCCGTTTTCGGACCGTCGAAGTCGGCCGCGGAGATCGAGGGATCGAAGGCGTTCTCGAAAAATCTGATGGCAAAGTATGATATTCCCACGGCGAAATATGCTGTCTTCACCGATGGTGAAGAGGCTCGCACCTATATCCGCAAGGAAGGTGCTCCCATCGTCATCAAGGCGGACGGGCTGGCGGCAGGCAAGGGCGTTATCGTAGCCATGACGGAGCGGGAGGCACTGGATGCCATCGGCGATATCATGGATGACAAGAGCTTCGGCACGGCTGGGAGCCGCGTTGTCGTCGAGGAATTTATGGAAGGAGAGGAAATGTCTCTCCTGGCCTTTACGGATGGCGAAACGATCATCCCCATGGTTCCGTCGCAGGATCATAAGCGAGCACTCGATGGAGACAGGGGGCCGAATACGGGCGGTATGGGTACCTATGCGCCGGCGCCTGTGGGTACGGCGGATATCGTGCAGGAAGCGTACGAAAAGGTTCTTCGGCCCACGGTGGATGCCATGAAGGCGGAAGGACGTCCGTATAAGGGCTGCCTCTACGCCGGGCTGATGGTCACGGAGACAGGTGTCAAGGTCGTCGAGTTCAACTGCCGCTTCGGCGATCCGGAGACGCAGGTGGTCTTGCCTCTGCTGGACAGCGATTTGGTAAAGATCATGCTTGCCTGCGATAAGGGCACGCTCTCGGAGGAATCTGTCGCGTGGAAAGATGGAGCGGCGGTCTGCGTTGTCATGGCGGCCGGCGGATATCCGGGAAGCTATGACAAAGGAGATGTCATCACGGGGATTGAAGAGTCCGAGCACGCCGGATGCCTTGTCTTCCATGCGGGTACAAAAGCGGCGGACGGATCTGTCGTCACAAACGGCGGCCGCGTCCTCGGTGTCGTCGGAGAGGCGGAAGACATCCGCAGTGCAGTGAAGAAAGCCTATGATGGCGTCGAAAAGATACACTTTAAAGACGCTTTTTATCGAAAAGATATTGCGCATCGTGCGCTAAATCGTTAAAATAGACAGGTTGAGATTTTTTAGGAGGGAACTACAACAAGTTATGAGTGTAAACGAGAATCTGAGAAATATTGCCATTATTGCCCACGTCGATCACGGAAAGACGACGCTTGTCGATGCCATGCTGAGGCAGAGCCATGTCTTCCGTTCCAACGAACAGGTCGCGG
This portion of the Selenomonas sp. TAMA-11512 genome encodes:
- the purD gene encoding phosphoribosylamine--glycine ligase, with amino-acid sequence MNILIIGGGGREHALLWKIAQSPLADKCYAIPGNPGMEALAVCDASISIEDNEALVAYAKEKGIGLVVVGPEVPLTNGVADAFEAAGIPVFGPSKSAAEIEGSKAFSKNLMAKYDIPTAKYAVFTDGEEARTYIRKEGAPIVIKADGLAAGKGVIVAMTEREALDAIGDIMDDKSFGTAGSRVVVEEFMEGEEMSLLAFTDGETIIPMVPSQDHKRALDGDRGPNTGGMGTYAPAPVGTADIVQEAYEKVLRPTVDAMKAEGRPYKGCLYAGLMVTETGVKVVEFNCRFGDPETQVVLPLLDSDLVKIMLACDKGTLSEESVAWKDGAAVCVVMAAGGYPGSYDKGDVITGIEESEHAGCLVFHAGTKAADGSVVTNGGRVLGVVGEAEDIRSAVKKAYDGVEKIHFKDAFYRKDIAHRALNR